In the genome of Impatiens glandulifera chromosome 6, dImpGla2.1, whole genome shotgun sequence, the window ggaaagagagttcctttccaacaagtcaagtgggagaaatattcatcttgaaacagttcaagatgatgaagagaaacaaactcaacaacaaaatgacatggatgatGTCGATGCAGAGATGATTACTTTTGAAGGCTCAGGGCCTCAGAACATCTAAGAACCAGAACAAGAGGATCTATAAACAATTGTAGATCATGTTCCGAATTTAgttgttgaacaagttgaacccactcgtagatcggaaaggccaagggtacaaccaagaagttatgatgatttcatcttaaatgtaaGACTTGATGTTCTTATGCTAGAACATAGTGAGCCTTCGACCTATAAGCAAGTGGTGACGGGTCCAGACTCCAATAAATGGCTTGACGCCATGAGGTCTGAAATGGAttcgatgtttgaaaatcaagtatgggacTTGATAGATTTGCCAGATGGGGTAAAACCCATAGGaagcaaatggattttcaaactcaaaaatgaCAAGGATGGAAATACATCTGTTTACAAGGCAAGACTAGTTGCCAAAGGTTTTAAACAAATTCATGGTATAGACTATGACGAGACATTTTCACCAGTTGTCatgattagatccattaggataatcctagctattgctgcatattatgactatgagatatggcaaatggatgtcaaaaccgcttttctaaatggttttttggaagaggatgtgtacatgacacaacctgaaggttttgaagatccaaatcatgCTGGGAAGGTATGCAAGCTTAAGAAGTCcatttatggacttaagcaagcatccaggagttggaactttcgatttgatgaaaagatcaaagagtttgaattcattagatgcgaagaggatctttgtgtttacaagaagtttagtgggagtaaggcagccttcttagtcttgtatgtggatgacatactacttattgggaaTGACATTCCGATGCTAGAGTCTGTAAAAGAATGGCTGaagaaatgtttctcaatgaaagacttaggaaagACCGAGTATATACTTGGAATTAAGATAGATCTAAGAGGCTTCTTGGATTAAGTCAAagaacttatattgataagattcttaataGATTCAAGATGCAAGATTCCAAGAAGGGATTTTTACCCATTCAACAAGGTGTATATTTTAGCAAGACGCAGTGTCCTAAAACACTTGCTGAGCTtgagaagatgaacaagatcTCATATGTTTCTGCTataggatctatcatgtatgcCATAGTATGTACACATCCAGATGTTACATATGCTTTGAGCATGTGTAGCAGATACCAATCAAGTCCTGGAGAAGCACACTAGAGTGCAACTAAGAATATCCTGAAGTACTTAAGAAGAACAAATgatgatttcttagtatatGGGGGAGATGAAAAATTGATCGTACAAGGCTATACTGATGCAAGCTTTTAGACTGACCGAGATGGCTTTGAGTCTCAATCGGGTTATGTCTTTATCCTTAACGGAGGAGCTGTGAGCTGGAAGAGCTCCAAGCAAGGTACTATAGCAGATTCTACAACAGAGGCTGAGTACATTGCTGCTAGTGAAGTAGCAAAGGAGGCCGTTTGGATAAGGAAGTTCCTAGATGAACTCAGTGTTGTTCCTAGCATTTCAATGTCTATCGACatctattgtgacaacaatggtgCCATAGCTCAGGCAAAGGAACCGAGTTCGAGCTCCAAATCCAGACACGTTATGAGAAAGTATCACCTTATTCGACACATCATCACTATGGGTGATATTAGGATGTGTAAGGTTCATACTGATGACAACATTGCAAATCCATTAACCAAACCTATGCCTAGGCCCAAGCATGAGAGTCACACTAGGGCTAAGGGTCTCAAGCACATTGGAGAATGGTTTTGAGTTTGCTTTTGTATTACATTATGTATTTATGAGTGTTAGACACTAGTTTTATGTTTGACTTgatgattttatgatatatgatatttcatccttatttatattgtttttatcgacattgaataatatgtccaaataattcattattaacaaatgggatcaccttaaatgttctggtgaatgaaaccccattaagtgaaatgaagttttgaattattaaaagtctatagtttgaaattatcaaatggacatagatgattttataagttactaTATTGTAAGCTGACTGATAGCATCAGGTTTCATGGGCTATAAGGACATGGAGATGTCTAGTCAattacatatatgtgtatggaTGATACATGTAAGACTGACCCACCTTAAGACTCTCCAAAAAAGATTGTAGAGTTTTAAGTTAAACCATGTTTAGTAGATTCCTAAGACATGAGTATGTTGTGGCCTCACTTGATGATTGGTATTTCTTTGACACTGTTAAACGCTTTCCGTAAAAAGGGAGTTATAAAGGCAGTAGTTGGGATTGCTAAAAATTGAGTGGGAGCCATAGTCATACAAGAATGGAGAAGTCCTCCTACTTCATGTATACTGTGATACATTGAACATGAATGGTGTCTCGACCACTTGAGAGCAagaactgaaaatgcatggcCATGCTCAGATGGGTTAATATGAATCATCCGTTTAATTGACAGTTCAAACTCAgagttcaagaaacatatttgatagaaaggtatgaatgttaccatatcatcaaataaagacattaagagacaaatgtatcttatattgcacacttgtttaaggacaagtgggagattgaaggaattgtgtcctttaatttaattacaataactaaacttggataggacaaattaacagatataatttaatccgattattttaggagtcgtagtgatTTGCTAGAAGctaactacgattaatggggttaaacctataactattataatcgggtcctatgaggtcacacacttagagttgaccgactagataaacgagaaagatgattaattattaatacatattaaatattattaataataagaaatattatttatttgtgaaataaaataatatataattaatacatattagatattattaataataagaaatattatttatttatgaaataaaataatatataattaatacatattagatattattaataataagaaatattatttatttgtaaaataaaataatatataattaatggttaattatggagttaagattgtgaaataaaataatatataattaatggttaattatggagttaagattgtgaaataaaataatatataattaatggttaattatggaattttatttaatacaaaagaaTTCACTTGTTTGCAAAAAACGGAAACGAATAGAAagagaattgttcctcttttaaaaacgacttttgctatattacggtgagaactccaagaggaagaaatcatcttttaatctagcaattggattgcttcccctttgtctttttcgtcctagcagtcgaaagtaaagagatctagtcgggctcgtgtggaccaagtagaggagcaacacgtggggctctcgactattcattactactagatctgatccggttcacgcatcaaaggtatatttctataaactatatatcatgattctatcaattatgcatgatcatatgattagatatttagattagatctataaattattccactgcgaacatctaattaacAACCACTTTCTCCCCACCGTACTCATTTAGCAACCATACATCCACAATCCCCGAATAGTAGTGACAAGTTAACGCTAAACATTCTCCTAAGCTAGACAAACATGAGGGTGTTGAATTACCCTGTATGTCTCAGTCCCAAGATGAAAGGCAAGAATTGAAAGTTTATCATTCATCCCAACCGACATCCAGTGCATCGCTCCACCAACTATTGCATTTATCGATGTCTCCAAATCCGGATGGTGATCGGAATGTTTGTTTGCCTTATGCCACAAATTTGTTCACAAACTATAAACTTTAAGCTCGTAATAGATGACGTCACCTAGAACAACCACAACTCTCACCACTTTGTAATCGTCACTAATTTTATCATATCCAATTCCATAAGTGGAATATTTGTGACGGTAAGAATGATTTGGGATTTCAACCGAGGTGGGAGGCAGTTTTATAGACTTCCTAGATGACGGATTCCATAAAACGACGATGTCTAGCGTATATGTCATGAAGACCAATCCATCATTGTAGCGCCCCAAACCGGTTCTATTATCATGACGCCTTAACGGATTGTAACCGTTGTTATCATAACCAAAACCATCCGAAACATATTCGTGAATGTTGGATTGTGTTAAGTCCGAGTCGAGTGCGTAAGGCAGGTCTATAAATCTTTTGGTTGAGGAATTCCATAAAAGGACAATGTCCATGGCACTCGATAGGCAAACCAGTCAGTCCATCACAAGATCCCCAAATACTGGTCCTATAATTCAGATTACTCAAGGGATTGTAATTTACCTCTACCGGTTGAAGATATCCGTCATCCTTCTCTAGGGAATCAAAATCCACACGATAGAAGTTCGAGGCACGATTAATGCAACTCATATACATATTAAGGTTAATCTTGGATTGAACCGATTGCTTAAGATGCAATTTCACGAAATAGGGGCTACTGATTAGGGCGAGACAAGATTTAGATATACACCTTAATCCGAGCAGAGACTGAATAGGCAATCGACAAAAGATTTTTTCCAAAATCTCATCGGAACTCCTTTCTTGTATATCATCGGGCAATTTATGCACCTTCTTTCTACGCAAGAAGAAGAACTTCTTTCTACGCAAGAAGAAGAACTTCTTTCTACgcaagaaaaagaagaagactgattttataaaattcatcaGCTCCATTTTCTTCTCTTTGATTGCAGTTCACTCTTGAGTTTTCTTGAGTCTTGGAAGTTGCACTTTGGCTGAGCGCTGCAGTTTGTTAGCAATATATCgttcaatttcaaattatgaatcataattaataatttattttattttatttggaaaatgTTTCATTatgaatcataattaataattaaactgtaaaaaaatgatttaaaatttatactttaactaaaacttaaaaattaatcgaaaatatatttaattttgattgcttcccctttgtctttttcgtcctagcagtcgaaagtaaagagatctagtcgggctcgtgtggaccaagtagaggagcaacacgtggggctctcgactattcattactaccaaattcgatccggttcacgcatcaaaggtatatttctataaactatatatcatgattctatcaattatgcattatcatattattagatgtttagattagatctataaattattccgctgcgaacatctaattaaccaacaCTTTCTTCCCACCGTACTCATTTAGCAACCATACATCCACAATCCCCGAATAGTAGTGACAAGTTAACGCTAAACATTCTCCTAAGCTAGACAAACATGAGGGTGTTGAATTACCCTGTATGTCTCAGTCCCAAGATGAAAGGCAAGAATTGAAAGTTTATCATCCATCCCAACCGACATCCAGTGCATCGCTCCACCAGCTATTGCATTTATCGATGTCTCCAAATCTGGATGGTGATCAGAATGTTTGTTTGCCTTATGCCAAATATTTGTTCTCAAATTATAAACTTTAACCTCGTAATAGATGGCTTCACCTAGAACAACCACAACTCTCACCACTTTGTAATCGTCACTAAATTTATCATACCCAATTCCATAAGTGGAATATTTGTGACGGTAAGAATGATTTGGGATTTCAACCGAGGTGGGAGGCAGTTTTATAGACTTCCTAGACGACGGATTCCATAAAACGACGATGTCCAGCGTATATGTCATGAAGACCAATCCATCATTGTAGCGCCCCAAACCGGTTCTATTATCATGACGCCTTAACGGATTGTAACCGTTGTTATCATAACCAAAACCATCCGAAACATATTCGTGAATGTTGGATTGTGTTAAGTCCGAGTCGAGTGCGTAAGGCAGGTCTATAACTCTTTTGGTTGAGGAATTCCATAAAAGGACAATATCCATGGCACTCGATAGGTAAACCAGTCAGTCCATCACAAGATCCCCAAATATTGGTCCTATAATTCAAATGACTCAAGGGATTGTAATTTACCTCTACCGGTTGAAGATATCCGTCATCCTTCTCTAGGGAATCAAAATCCACACGATAGAAGTTCGAGGCACTATTAATGTAACTCATATACAGATTAAGGTTGATCTTGGATTGAACCGATTGCTTCAGATGCAATTTCACGAAATAGGGGCTACTGATTAGGGTGAGACAAGATTTAGATATACACCTTAATCCGAGCAGAGACTGAACAGGCAATCGACAAAAGATTTTTTCCAGAATCTCATCGGGCAATCGGCAAAAACTCCTTTCTTGTATATCATCGGGCAATTTATGCACCTTCTTTCTAcgcaagaagaagaagaagactgattttataaaattcctCAGCTCCATTTTTTTCTCTGTGATTGCAGTTCACTCTTGAGTTTTTTTGAGTCTTGGAAGTTGCACTTTGGCTGAGCGCTGCAGTTTGTTAGCAATATATCgttcaatttcaaattatgaatcataattaataatttattttattttatttggaaaatttTTCATTatgaatcataattaataattaaactgtaaaaaaatgatttaaaatttatactttgactaaaacttaaaaattaatcgaaaatatatttaattttgattgcttcccctttgtctttttcgtcctagcagtcgaaagtaaagagatctagtcgggctcgtgtggaccaagtagaggagcaacacgtggggctctcgactattcattactaccaaattcgatccggttcacgcatcaaaggtatatttctataaattatatatcatgattctatcaattatgcatgatcatatgattagatgtttagattagatctataaattattccgctgcgaacatctaattaaccaacaTTTTCTCCCCACCGTACTCATTTAGCAACCATACATCCACAATCCCCAAATAGTAGTGACAAGTTAACGCTAAACATTCTCCTAAGCTAGAAAAACATGAGGGTGTTGAATTACTCTGTATGTCTTAGTCCCAAGATGAAAGGCAAGAATTGAAAGTTTATTATCCATCCCAACCGACATCCAGTGCATCGCTCCACCAGCTATTGCATTTATCGATGTCTCTAAGTCTGGATGGTGATCGGAATGTTTGTTTGCCTTATGCCAAATATTTGTTCTCAAACTATAAACTTTAACCTCGTAATAGATGGCTTCACCTAGAACAACCACAACTCTCACCACTTTGTAATCGTCACTAAATTTATCATACCCAATTCCATAAGTGGAATATTTGTGACGGTAAGAATGATTTGGGATTTCAACCGAGGTGGGAGGCAGTTTTATAGACTTCCTAGACGACGGATTCCATAAAACGACGATGTCCAGCGTATATGTCATGAAGACCAATCCATCATTTTAGCGCCCCAAACCGGTTCTATTATCATGACGCCTTAACGGATTGTAACCGTTGTTATCATAACCAAAACCATCCGAAACATATTCGTGAATGTTGGATTGTGTTAAGTCCGAGTCGTGTGCGTAAGGCAGGTCTATAACTCTTTTGGTTGAGGAATTCCATAAAAGGACAATGTCCATGTCACTCGATATGCAAACCAGTCAGTCCATCACAAGATCCCCAAATATTGGTCCTATAATTCAGATGACTCAAGGGATTGTAATTTACCTCTACCGGTTGAAGATATCCGTCATCCTTCTCTAGGGAATCAAAATCCACACGATAGAAGTTCGAGGCACGATTAATGCAACTCATATACAGATTAAGGTTGATCTTGGATTGAACCGATTGCTTCAGATACAATTTCACGAAATAGGGGCTACTGATTAGGGTGAGACAAGATTTAGATATACACCTTAATCCGAGCAGAGACTGAACAAGCAATCGACAAAAGATTTTTTCCAGAATCTCATCAGAACTCCTTTCTTGTATATCATCGGGCAATTTATGCATCTTCTTTCTACGCAAGAAGAAGAACTTCTTTCTAcgcaagaagaagaagactgattttataaaatttatcagCTCCATTTTCTTCTCTTTGATTGCAGTTCACTCTTGAGTTTTCTTGAGTCTTGGAAGTTGCACTTTGGATGAGCGCTGCAGTTTGTTAGCAATAAATCgttcaatttcaaattatgaatcataattaataattaattttattttatttggaaaatgTTTCATTatgaatcataattaataattatactgtaaaaaatgatttaaaatttatactttgactaaaacttaaaaattaatcgaaaatatatttaattttgattgcttcccctttgtctttttcgtcctagcagtcgaaagtaaagagatctagtcgggctcgtgtggacgAAGTAGAGGAGAAACACGTGGGGCTCTTGactattcattactaccagatctgatccggttcacgcatcaaaggtatatttctataaactatatatcatgattctatcaattatacatgatcatatgattagatgtttatattagatctataaattattccgctgcgaacatctaattaaccaacaCTTTCTCCCCACCATACTCATTTAGCAACCATACATCCACAATCCCCGAATAGTAGTGACAAGTTAACGCTAAACATTCTCCTAAGCTAGACAAACATGAGGGTGTTGAATTACCCTGTATGTCTCAGTCCCAAGATGAAAGGCAAGAATTGAAAGTTTATCATCCATCCCAACCGACATCCAGTGCATCGCTCCACCAGCTATTGCATTTATCGATGTCTCCAAATCCGGATGGTGATCGGAATGTTTGTTTGCCTTATGCCACAAATTTGTTCTCAAACTATAAACTTTAACCTCGTAATAGATGGCGTCACCTAGAACAATCACAACTCTCACCACTTTGTAATCGTCACTAATTTTATCATACCCAATTCCATAAGTGGAATATTTGTGACGGTAAGAATGATTTGGGATTTCAACCGAGGTGGGAGGCAGTTTTATAGACTTCCTAGATGACGAATTCCATAAAACGACGATGTCCAGCGTATATGTCATGAAGACCAATCCATCATTGTAGCGCCCCAAACCGGTTCTATTATCATGACGCCTTAACGGATTGTAATCGTTGTTATCATAACCAAAACCATCCGAAACATATTCGTGAATGTTGGATTGTGTTAAGTCCGAGTCGAGTGCGTAAGGCAGGTCTATAAATCTTTTGGTTGAGGGATTCCATAAAAGGACAATGTCCATGGCACTCGATAGGCAAACCAGTCAGTCCATCACAAGATCCCCAAATACTTGTCCTATAATTCAGATGACTCAAGGGATTGTAATTTACCTCTACCGGTTGAAGTTATTCGTCATCCTTCTCTAGGGAATCAAAATCCACACGATAGAAGTTCAAGGCACGATTAATGCAACTCATATACAGATTAAGGTTAATCTTGGATTGAACCGATTGCTTCAGATGCAATTTCACG includes:
- the LOC124941639 gene encoding F-box protein CPR1-like, with the translated sequence MDIVLLWNPSTKRFIDLPYALDSDLTQSNIHEYVSDGFGYDNNDYNPLRRHDNRTGLGRYNDGLVFMTYTLDIVVLWNSSSRKSIKLPPTSVEIPNHSYRHKYSTYGIGYDKISDDYKVVRVVIVLGDAIYYEVKVYSLRTNLWHKANKHSDHHPDLETSINAIAGGAMHWMSVGMDDKLSILAFHLGTETYRVIQHPHVCLA
- the LOC124941637 gene encoding F-box protein CPR1-like, with the translated sequence MELMNFIKSVFFFFLRRKKFFFLRRKKFFFLRRKKVHKLPDDIQERSSDEILEKIFCRLPIQSLLGLRCISKSCLALISSPYFVKLHLKQSVQSKINLNMYMSCINRASNFYRVDFDSLEKDDGYLQPVEVNYNPLSNLNYRTSIWGSCDGLTDLPYALDSDLTQSNIHEYVSDGFGYDNNGYNPLRRHDNRTGLGRYNDGLVFMTYTLDIVVLWNPSSRKSIKLPPTSVEIPNHSYRHKYSTYGIGYDKISDDYKVVRVVVVLGDVIYYELKVYSL
- the LOC124941638 gene encoding F-box/kelch-repeat protein At3g06240-like; translated protein: MELRNFIKSVFFFFLRRKKVHKLPDDIQERSFCRLPDEILEKIFCRLPVQSLLGLRCISKSCLTLISSPYFVKLHLKQSVQSKINLNLYMSYINSASNFYRVDFDSLEKDDGYLQPVEVNYNPLSHLNYRTNIWGSCDGLTDLPYALDSDLTQSNIHEYVSDGFGYDNNGYNPLRRHDNRTGLGRYNDGLVFMTYTLDIVVLWNPSSRKSIKLPPTSVEIPNHSYRHKYSTYGIGYDKFSDDYKVVRVVVVLGEAIYYEVKVYNLRTNIWHKANKHSDHHPDLETSINAIAGGAMHWMSVGMDDKLSILAFHLGTETYRVIQHPHVCLA